One Candidatus Rokuibacteriota bacterium genomic window, CGGACGCAAGATCAGGCTAGTGCCTGGAGACGCCAAGGACACGCCAGACACGGCGATCGGCGAGCTCAATCGGCTGATCGAGGTCGAGAAGGTATTCGCCTTCGTTGGGAATTCTCTGGGAGCTGCCCAGACGACCGCTGAGAAGATTCTCGACGAGCGTAAGATGCTGGACTTCGGTCCGCTCACCTTATCTGATCGTCACGGTATCCCGGCCGAGCGAGGTCGTTTTTCGTTCCGCGTCCTTCCCGCGTTAAGGCACGAAGCCCAGGCCGGTTACAAGCACCTAACACGGCGACGTGGCATGGCTGCCAACAGGATCGCGGTCCTCGCGCCAGATACTCCACTCGCGAAGATGGGCGCCGATTCGGTGGAGAACCTAGCCGCTGCGCAGGGAGCAAAGCTCGCCGCCCGTATCGTGATCGATCTCCGACAGGATCGAGCAACAGCAGTAAGGATGGCAGTGCAGGGCTTGGTGCCCATGAAGCCCGGAGCGGTAGTGCTCTTCGGTGTTGCTCCGCTCGTCGAGCAGCTCGCCGCAGAGCTCACCAGTCGCCGACTGGAACCCGTCTGGCTGGCTACGGATGAAGCCGTGCCCTGGCGCTTCACCGAAAAGCTGAAGGAGTTGGTGATGGTAACCGGGGTCCCATCTCCCGACGGGTCTAACCGCCCAGGAGCCATTGCGTACCGCGAACATCTGAAGAAGTACGCGCCCGGTGCCGCACCTGGATACGAGAGTCTCATGGGATACGCGACAGCGAAGGTCTTTGCCGAGGCTCTCCGGCTCACCGGCAAGGAGCTGACGACTGACCGCGTCGTGACCACCTTAGAGAAATTTCGAAGGTGGGACTCAGGAATCCTCGGCCCCATCACGTACACGGACAAGAACCACCTCGGCACGACCGGCGCGTTCGTGGCTGAGTTCAAACAGGGAAAGAGGGTAGGCCTGGAAGTTCTCGCTGTCGCCTGTTGCGACGAGTGCCAGCCCACCTGCAAGGAGCAGTGTGTCAAGGAGTGCGCAGATTAACGCGGTCGTGAGAGCCATGAGAGCCCTGTTGCGAGTTCTTAGTGGTCTGATAGCGCATTTGACCACACTTCTGGCGCGTGCCGTGAGCCTCATCGTCCCGGGCATGCTCAGGATGATAAGGGGTGCTCCTTACGCGCTCACGAGAGTCCTCTGGGGCCTGGCGCAAATCCTCGGTTGGCTGATAAAGCATTCGACCAATCTCCTGACGCTCCCCGTGGCCTTCATAATCTGGGCCACGCTAGCGGGTTTCTTCTACTGGTTCTTCTCGACCAGCTGG contains:
- a CDS encoding ABC transporter substrate-binding protein; the encoded protein is MNWALVILVTVVVGSLQPARSAAQSGVSSTEITLGTVGPLSGPRAAFFLPFYRGLELYVRALNDEGGVHGRKIRLVPGDAKDTPDTAIGELNRLIEVEKVFAFVGNSLGAAQTTAEKILDERKMLDFGPLTLSDRHGIPAERGRFSFRVLPALRHEAQAGYKHLTRRRGMAANRIAVLAPDTPLAKMGADSVENLAAAQGAKLAARIVIDLRQDRATAVRMAVQGLVPMKPGAVVLFGVAPLVEQLAAELTSRRLEPVWLATDEAVPWRFTEKLKELVMVTGVPSPDGSNRPGAIAYREHLKKYAPGAAPGYESLMGYATAKVFAEALRLTGKELTTDRVVTTLEKFRRWDSGILGPITYTDKNHLGTTGAFVAEFKQGKRVGLEVLAVACCDECQPTCKEQCVKECAD